In Lonchura striata isolate bLonStr1 chromosome 30, bLonStr1.mat, whole genome shotgun sequence, a single genomic region encodes these proteins:
- the MAPK13 gene encoding mitogen-activated protein kinase 13 isoform X2, translated as MNIARRRGFYRQEVNNTLWELPRRYTSLHPLGSGAYGSVCSAIDKKTGEKVAIKKLCRPFQSEIFAKRAYRELMLLKHMQHENVIGLLDVFTSTASYHGFQDFYLVMPYMRTDLQKIMGHEFSDEKIQYLVYQMLKGLKYIHSAGIVHRDLKPSNLAVNEDCQLKILDFGLARQADAEMTGYVVTRWYRAPEVILNWMHYNHTVDIWSIGCIMAEMLTGKTLFKGKDYLDQLTQILKVTGHPGEDFLEKLEDKAAKSYIKSLPKIPKKDLSVLFPKANPQAVDLLDKMLQLDVEKRLTATQALAHPYFDQFRDIEEETEAQHSYDDSLEHEKLSIEEWKNAE; from the exons ATGAACATCGCAAGGAGAAGAGGCTTTTACAGACAGGAGGTGAACAACACGCTCTGGGAGCTGCCCAGGAGATACACATCCCTGCACCCGCTGGGCTCCGGCGCCTACGGCTCCGTGTG TTCGGCCATAGACAAGAAGACGGGGGAGAAAGTGGCCATCAAGAAGCTGTGCCGCCCGTTCCAGTCAGAGATCTTTGCCAAGAGAGCCTACAGAGAGCTGATGCTGTTGAAGCACATGCAGCATGAGAAT GTCATTGGGCTGCTTGATGTCTTCACCTCCACTGCCTCCTACCATGGGTTCCAGGACTT CTACCTGGTGATGCCATACATGCGGACAGATTTACAAAAGATCATGGGACATGAATTCAGTGATGAAAAGATCCAGTACCTGGTCTACCAAATGCTGAAAGGGCTGAAG TATATTCATTCAGCTGGCATTGTCCACAGG GACCTAAAGCCAAGTAACCTGGCTGTGAATGAAGACTGCCAGCTGAAG ATCTTGGATTTTGGCTTGGCCAGACAGGCTGATGCTGAGATGACTGGCTATGTGGTCACACGGTGGTACAGAGCCCCAGAAGTCATCCTGAACTGGATGCATTACAACCACACAG TGGATATCTGGTCTATTGGCTGTATCATGGCAGAAATGCTGACTGGGAAAACACTCTTTAAAGGAAAAGACT ACCTGGATCAACTGACCCAGATCCTGAAAGTAACAGGGCATCCAGGAGAGGACTTCTTGGAGAAGCTGGAGGACAAAGCG GCGAAGAGTTATATCAAGTCTCTTCCTAAAATCCCCAAGAAGGATTTGTCTGTGCTTTTTCCTAAAGCAAATCCTCAGG CTGTGGACCTGCTGGACAAGATGTTGCAGCTGGATGTGGAAAAGCGCCTTACGGCAACACAGGCCTTGGCTCACCCCTACTTCGACCAGTTCCGAGATATCGAGGAGGAGACAGAGGCACAACACTCCTATGATGATTCTCTGGAACATGAAAAGCTTTCAATAGAGGAGTGGAAAA ATGCTGAGTAA
- the MAPK13 gene encoding mitogen-activated protein kinase 13 isoform X1: MNIARRRGFYRQEVNNTLWELPRRYTSLHPLGSGAYGSVCSAIDKKTGEKVAIKKLCRPFQSEIFAKRAYRELMLLKHMQHENVIGLLDVFTSTASYHGFQDFYLVMPYMRTDLQKIMGHEFSDEKIQYLVYQMLKGLKYIHSAGIVHRDLKPSNLAVNEDCQLKILDFGLARQADAEMTGYVVTRWYRAPEVILNWMHYNHTVDIWSIGCIMAEMLTGKTLFKGKDYLDQLTQILKVTGHPGEDFLEKLEDKAAKSYIKSLPKIPKKDLSVLFPKANPQAVDLLDKMLQLDVEKRLTATQALAHPYFDQFRDIEEETEAQHSYDDSLEHEKLSIEEWKKHIYKEILTFSPIARKDSKKRSGMSL; the protein is encoded by the exons ATGAACATCGCAAGGAGAAGAGGCTTTTACAGACAGGAGGTGAACAACACGCTCTGGGAGCTGCCCAGGAGATACACATCCCTGCACCCGCTGGGCTCCGGCGCCTACGGCTCCGTGTG TTCGGCCATAGACAAGAAGACGGGGGAGAAAGTGGCCATCAAGAAGCTGTGCCGCCCGTTCCAGTCAGAGATCTTTGCCAAGAGAGCCTACAGAGAGCTGATGCTGTTGAAGCACATGCAGCATGAGAAT GTCATTGGGCTGCTTGATGTCTTCACCTCCACTGCCTCCTACCATGGGTTCCAGGACTT CTACCTGGTGATGCCATACATGCGGACAGATTTACAAAAGATCATGGGACATGAATTCAGTGATGAAAAGATCCAGTACCTGGTCTACCAAATGCTGAAAGGGCTGAAG TATATTCATTCAGCTGGCATTGTCCACAGG GACCTAAAGCCAAGTAACCTGGCTGTGAATGAAGACTGCCAGCTGAAG ATCTTGGATTTTGGCTTGGCCAGACAGGCTGATGCTGAGATGACTGGCTATGTGGTCACACGGTGGTACAGAGCCCCAGAAGTCATCCTGAACTGGATGCATTACAACCACACAG TGGATATCTGGTCTATTGGCTGTATCATGGCAGAAATGCTGACTGGGAAAACACTCTTTAAAGGAAAAGACT ACCTGGATCAACTGACCCAGATCCTGAAAGTAACAGGGCATCCAGGAGAGGACTTCTTGGAGAAGCTGGAGGACAAAGCG GCGAAGAGTTATATCAAGTCTCTTCCTAAAATCCCCAAGAAGGATTTGTCTGTGCTTTTTCCTAAAGCAAATCCTCAGG CTGTGGACCTGCTGGACAAGATGTTGCAGCTGGATGTGGAAAAGCGCCTTACGGCAACACAGGCCTTGGCTCACCCCTACTTCGACCAGTTCCGAGATATCGAGGAGGAGACAGAGGCACAACACTCCTATGATGATTCTCTGGAACATGAAAAGCTTTCAATAGAGGAGTGGAAAA AGCACATTTACAAGGAGATCTTGACCTTCAGTCCCATTGCACGGAAGGATTCAAAGAAGAGAAGTGGGATGTCATTATAG